In Alcaligenes faecalis, the sequence CAGCCAAGGCCGTGCGTCCCTTGTTGCCGCGTGGCGGCTCCATCGTCAACTTCACGTCCATTTCATCGTCGATCGCACAAACCGGGCGCTGGTTGTACCCGGTCTCCAAGGCCGCCTTGTTGCAACTGACGCGCAGCATGGCTCTGGACTTCGCTCCGGATGGTATCCGCGTGAACTCGGTCTCGCCCGGCTGGATCTGGTCGCGGGTGATGGACGAGCTGACAGGCGGTGATCGCGCCAAAACCGACCGCGTGGCCTCGGCATTTCACATGCTGGGCCGCGTGGGCGACCCGCAGGAAGTGGGCGAAGTCGTGTCCTTCCTGCTCTCGGATTCCGCCAGTTTCGTGACCGGTGCCGATTACGCCGTGGATGGCGGCTACTCGGCCATGGGTCCCGAGCAAGGTGTACCGGCCATTCCCAAATTGGCTGAATAAGAAAAACCGGGACGCCGCTGGGGTGGCGTCCTTAGCTCCCTCAGAAGGAAAAAAATCATGCGTAAAGTTGCTATTGTGGGCGCTGGCCAAGCTGGCATGCCCGTTGCATTCGGCCTCTTGGCCCAAGGTTACGAAGTAGCCGTTTTCACCAACCGCA encodes:
- a CDS encoding SDR family oxidoreductase; this encodes MKGLKDKVVIVTGGATRVGAGVVEVLMGYGARVAVFDIDAAGGQKAVGNDAAKAKFWEVDITSDQSLNAAIEQVKAHFGRVDGLVNLACSYLDEGMASSRADWLKALDINLVSAVQAAKAVRPLLPRGGSIVNFTSISSSIAQTGRWLYPVSKAALLQLTRSMALDFAPDGIRVNSVSPGWIWSRVMDELTGGDRAKTDRVASAFHMLGRVGDPQEVGEVVSFLLSDSASFVTGADYAVDGGYSAMGPEQGVPAIPKLAE